The Mixta hanseatica genome includes a region encoding these proteins:
- a CDS encoding alpha/beta fold hydrolase, with the protein MLPYSSQGQGETTLVLMHYLGGSHRTWFPALPYLDRHYHCVALDTPGFGDAAELKGYDVASMVRQVDETIRSLGLKKVILAGHSMTGKVALALAAQRPDYLEKLVLVAPSPPGPQPMSEQDRQTQASYQGTRKEAETFVDGSCSAPLPEQVREVAIADAQSASLAAWHAWPLSGSREEWRDRIGRIDLPALLVLGSEDGNVPGVDAQQEMMQTHLPQGTLTVIAGAGHLMPMQTPQELAARILAFAAS; encoded by the coding sequence ATGCTTCCTTACAGTAGTCAGGGGCAGGGCGAAACTACGCTGGTGCTGATGCATTATCTGGGCGGCTCGCATCGAACCTGGTTTCCAGCCTTGCCTTATCTCGATCGCCATTATCATTGTGTGGCGTTGGACACGCCCGGCTTTGGCGATGCGGCGGAGCTTAAGGGCTATGACGTGGCTTCCATGGTACGTCAGGTGGATGAAACCATCCGTAGCCTGGGATTAAAAAAAGTTATCCTGGCCGGTCACTCTATGACTGGTAAAGTGGCGCTGGCCTTAGCCGCGCAGCGCCCCGATTATCTGGAAAAACTGGTGCTGGTGGCACCGTCGCCGCCGGGCCCGCAGCCGATGAGTGAACAGGATCGCCAGACGCAGGCCAGCTATCAGGGAACGCGGAAGGAAGCCGAGACGTTTGTTGACGGTTCCTGTTCCGCACCGCTGCCCGAACAGGTACGAGAGGTCGCGATTGCCGATGCGCAAAGCGCCAGCCTGGCGGCATGGCATGCGTGGCCACTCTCTGGTAGCCGGGAAGAGTGGCGCGATCGCATAGGGCGAATCGATCTTCCGGCGCTGCTGGTGCTGGGGAGCGAGGATGGAAACGTGCCAGGAGTGGATGCGCAGCAGGAAATGATGCAAACGCATCTGCCGCAGGGAACGCTGACCGTTATCGCAGGCGCCGGGCACCTGATGCCAATGCAGACGCCGCAGGAATTGGCCGCGCGTATCCTGGCTTTTGCCGCCAGCTGA
- a CDS encoding methyl-accepting chemotaxis protein — protein MSLLSVLPLRLVRPLRFRLPHFIFSLSAVFWIFLALFCLLQCASVLILTRSVSHTHTTVETAQQLHQRQARLENARVALLTASDNSHRAGIWFMQDKETGSVDSWKPLAASAVEALTQAQRAFTRYGAPADSPLAQSFNQLASGLQEQLKSLSDNSIDGFFMVPMEAFQQQFNDAWHTTIAEADRQVATTNQATLQSLTDSRNLLLFFSLLLLAMLVVAGGLLLRGVLRPLTQATTALKHIATGNLTQPLAESGRQSHEMQRLWLAMRQMQQGLQHIVSEINGIADAVMQSAEGIVQHSDTLNHSNQQQSSAFAHISARLTRMAEEVESSSRFTQHATRQVQHTDTLTQRCGEMVNQVDTHMRDIVLASGEISGIVSLLEGLSLQTRMLALNAAIESAHAGVYGRGFSIVAKEIGLLSNQSSHSTREIDRRIQHTHQHISTGSERVQALEALYDQIRQEVSGVVVLLAELEQNATAQSERVGKIAAEISKMAQQVKQNEALSQQSASASQVLIQQAQRLSQSVRQFSL, from the coding sequence ATGTCGCTACTCTCAGTGCTTCCGCTGCGCCTGGTGCGCCCGCTGCGTTTTCGTCTGCCTCATTTTATCTTCAGCCTGAGCGCGGTTTTTTGGATCTTCCTGGCGCTGTTTTGTCTGTTGCAGTGCGCCAGCGTCCTGATTTTAACCCGCTCCGTCAGTCACACCCATACCACCGTCGAAACCGCGCAACAGTTGCATCAACGTCAGGCGCGCCTGGAGAATGCCCGCGTTGCGCTGCTGACCGCCAGCGATAACAGTCACCGTGCCGGCATCTGGTTTATGCAGGATAAAGAGACCGGTTCAGTGGATAGCTGGAAGCCGCTGGCCGCCAGCGCCGTAGAGGCGCTAACCCAGGCGCAGCGCGCCTTTACCCGTTATGGCGCACCGGCAGACAGCCCGCTGGCGCAAAGTTTTAATCAGCTGGCGAGCGGCCTGCAGGAGCAGTTAAAAAGCCTGAGCGATAACAGCATCGACGGCTTTTTTATGGTGCCGATGGAAGCCTTTCAACAGCAGTTTAATGACGCATGGCACACCACTATAGCCGAGGCCGATCGACAGGTCGCCACCACCAATCAGGCCACGCTGCAATCGCTGACCGACAGCCGTAATCTGCTGCTGTTTTTCTCGCTGCTGCTGCTGGCGATGCTGGTAGTAGCGGGAGGTCTGTTGCTGCGTGGCGTACTGCGGCCTCTGACGCAGGCAACCACCGCGCTGAAGCATATTGCCACCGGCAATCTGACGCAGCCTTTGGCGGAGTCCGGGCGGCAGTCTCATGAGATGCAGCGTCTGTGGCTGGCCATGCGACAAATGCAGCAGGGGTTACAGCATATCGTCAGCGAAATTAACGGCATTGCCGATGCGGTGATGCAGAGCGCTGAAGGGATCGTTCAGCACAGCGACACGCTGAATCACAGCAATCAGCAACAAAGCAGCGCGTTCGCCCATATTTCCGCCCGTCTGACGCGTATGGCGGAAGAGGTAGAAAGCAGCAGCCGCTTTACGCAGCACGCCACCCGCCAGGTGCAGCATACCGATACCCTAACGCAGCGCTGCGGTGAGATGGTCAATCAGGTCGATACGCATATGCGTGATATCGTGCTGGCGTCGGGCGAGATTTCCGGCATCGTCAGTCTGCTGGAAGGGCTATCGCTGCAGACGCGCATGCTGGCGCTGAACGCGGCCATTGAATCGGCGCATGCCGGCGTCTATGGCCGCGGCTTTTCCATCGTGGCGAAAGAGATTGGACTACTGTCAAATCAGAGCAGCCATTCAACGCGCGAAATCGATCGGCGCATTCAACATACCCATCAGCATATTTCAACCGGCTCTGAGCGCGTACAGGCGCTGGAGGCGCTCTACGATCAGATTCGTCAGGAGGTTTCCGGCGTTGTGGTGCTGCTGGCGGAGCTGGAACAGAACGCGACGGCGCAAAGCGAGCGCGTCGGTAAGATTGCCGCAGAGATTTCAAAGATGGCGCAGCAGGTAAAGCAGAATGAGGCGCTGTCACAACAAAGCGCCAGCGCCTCGCAGGTATTGATTCAACAGGCGCAGCGTCTCTCTCAAAGCGTGCGCCAGTTCAGCCTGTAG
- the mtfA gene encoding DgsA anti-repressor MtfA, with protein MIKWPWKEKVSPAPLPWEQALAVPIFASLHPDEEQALIQLAQRFLQQKRLVPLAELPLDALYNARIALLFCLPVLKLGLEWLDGFHEVLIYPAPFIAEDSWQDEDGLVHSDRSVQSGQSWQQGPIILNWLDIQDSFDLSGFNLIIHEVAHKLDARGSGYTNGVPPIPLREVASWEQDLHAAMEAIQDEIDLVGESAASIDAYAASDPAECFAVLSEYFFSAPALLEQRFPAFYQRMTHFYRQDPLARLQPAVVTG; from the coding sequence ATGATCAAATGGCCATGGAAAGAAAAGGTCTCTCCGGCGCCTCTTCCCTGGGAACAGGCGTTGGCGGTACCGATCTTTGCTTCGCTACATCCTGATGAGGAGCAGGCGCTGATCCAGCTGGCGCAACGCTTTTTACAGCAGAAACGGCTGGTTCCGCTGGCCGAGCTACCTCTGGATGCGCTGTATAACGCACGCATCGCCCTGCTCTTTTGCCTGCCGGTATTAAAGCTGGGGCTGGAGTGGCTGGATGGCTTTCATGAGGTGTTAATCTATCCAGCGCCTTTTATTGCCGAAGATAGCTGGCAGGATGAAGATGGACTGGTTCACAGCGATCGCAGCGTGCAGTCGGGTCAAAGCTGGCAACAGGGTCCAATTATTCTGAACTGGCTGGATATTCAGGACTCTTTTGATCTGAGCGGTTTTAATCTGATTATTCACGAAGTCGCGCATAAGCTGGATGCGCGCGGCAGCGGTTATACCAACGGCGTACCGCCCATTCCGCTACGTGAGGTCGCCAGTTGGGAACAAGATCTGCACGCGGCGATGGAAGCTATTCAGGATGAGATCGATTTGGTGGGAGAAAGCGCGGCCAGTATTGATGCCTATGCGGCTTCCGATCCGGCTGAATGCTTTGCCGTGCTATCAGAATATTTTTTTAGCGCGCCGGCGCTGCTGGAGCAACGTTTTCCCGCCTTTTATCAGCGGATGACGCATTTTTATCGGCAGGACCCGCTGGCGCGGCTGCAACCTGCCGTGGTCACCGGGTAA
- a CDS encoding epoxyqueuosine reductase QueH encodes MSETERPQLSLPNGANKLLLHSCCAPCSGEVMEALHASGIDYTIFFYNPNIHPQKEYLLRKEENIRFAEKHGVPFVDADYDTDNWFERAKGMEWEPERGVRCTMCFDMRFERTALYAWEHGFSVISSSLGISRWKNMQQINDCGQRAAAPYQGMTYWDYNWRKKGGSARMIEISKRERFYQQEYCGCVYSLRDSNLHRKSQGRPLIKLGVVYYGDDES; translated from the coding sequence ATGAGCGAAACTGAACGCCCACAACTGTCATTGCCCAATGGCGCCAACAAACTTCTGTTGCACTCCTGCTGTGCCCCCTGTTCCGGTGAAGTAATGGAAGCGCTGCACGCCTCCGGCATTGATTACACGATTTTCTTTTACAATCCCAATATCCATCCACAAAAAGAGTATCTGCTGCGCAAAGAGGAAAATATCCGCTTTGCAGAAAAGCACGGCGTACCCTTTGTGGATGCGGATTACGACACCGATAACTGGTTTGAACGCGCCAAAGGCATGGAGTGGGAGCCGGAACGCGGCGTGCGCTGCACCATGTGCTTCGATATGCGTTTTGAGCGTACCGCGCTGTATGCCTGGGAACATGGCTTTTCGGTTATTTCCAGTTCGTTAGGGATCTCCCGCTGGAAGAATATGCAGCAGATCAACGATTGCGGTCAGCGTGCGGCGGCGCCTTACCAGGGCATGACCTACTGGGATTATAACTGGCGCAAAAAAGGCGGTTCGGCGCGGATGATTGAAATCAGTAAACGCGAGCGCTTTTACCAGCAGGAGTATTGCGGTTGCGTCTACTCTCTGCGCGACAGCAACCTGCATCGCAAATCTCAGGGCCGTCCTTTGATCAAGCTGGGCGTGGTTTATTATGGCGATGACGAAAGCTAA
- a CDS encoding AraC family transcriptional regulator, with product MNVVEHVSYYHPHGMPGMVLGEARLNHSDFAPHFHLDYHIGLIADGAQRQRFNGQSDLLCSGRIAIMPPGEVHTGTREGEHSYTLRTFRIAPELLQTLAEEIADQPQMLACGPTIIDAPALSWQLLQLHSQAAMHNEAFNAATLLLLEPLLIQMKLISPVGRAGGLSAQAFQRVRDYCFSHLAQPISLQTLATLCGLSRFQFLRRFQQHTGMTPHAWLKRLRLEQACRLLAQPARNLAQVAAEVGFYDQSHFSRAFRQAFGIAPSAW from the coding sequence GTGAATGTCGTGGAGCACGTCAGCTACTATCACCCGCATGGGATGCCCGGCATGGTGCTGGGCGAGGCACGCCTGAATCATTCTGACTTTGCGCCGCATTTTCATCTCGATTATCACATCGGCCTGATTGCTGATGGCGCGCAGCGGCAGCGTTTTAATGGTCAATCCGATCTGCTGTGCAGCGGACGTATCGCCATCATGCCGCCAGGGGAAGTGCATACCGGCACACGTGAAGGGGAACATAGCTACACCTTACGCACCTTTCGCATTGCGCCGGAGCTGTTGCAAACGCTGGCGGAAGAGATAGCCGACCAACCGCAGATGTTAGCCTGTGGACCAACCATTATTGACGCGCCAGCGCTGAGCTGGCAGTTGCTCCAGTTGCATTCTCAGGCCGCCATGCACAACGAAGCCTTTAATGCGGCGACGCTGCTGCTGCTGGAGCCGTTACTGATACAGATGAAGCTTATTTCGCCGGTAGGCCGCGCTGGCGGTTTATCGGCTCAGGCGTTCCAGCGGGTGCGTGATTACTGCTTTAGCCATCTGGCGCAGCCGATTTCATTACAGACGCTGGCGACGCTGTGCGGCCTGAGCCGTTTCCAGTTTTTACGCCGCTTTCAGCAGCATACCGGCATGACGCCGCACGCCTGGCTAAAGCGTCTGCGACTGGAACAGGCGTGTCGGCTATTAGCACAGCCCGCGCGCAATTTGGCGCAGGTGGCGGCAGAGGTGGGCTTTTATGATCAAAGCCATTTTAGCCGCGCCTTTCGCCAGGCCTTTGGCATTGCGCCGTCAGCCTGGTAA
- a CDS encoding glucose 1-dehydrogenase has translation MTNRPQHPQQAQQQNWPGSFLQMQPKPDHGETSYQGSGRLQGKTAIVTGGDSGIGRAVAIAYAREGADVVISYLDEHDDAKDTAKLVEEAGQKALLIAGDITQADHCRSIVAQAAERFGKIDIVVNNAAFQMTRNALDEISDEEFDRTMKTNLYAMFYICKAAVPHMPSGGSIINTASVNADQPKPKLLAYSATKAAIVNFSGSLAALLADKGIRANAVAPGPIWTPLIPATMPPEQVESFGGEVPLQRMGQPAELAPTYVMLASDEASYISGATIAVTGGVAVI, from the coding sequence ATGACAAACCGTCCACAACATCCGCAGCAGGCACAACAGCAAAACTGGCCCGGCAGCTTCCTGCAAATGCAGCCGAAACCCGATCATGGTGAAACCAGCTATCAAGGCTCTGGCCGTCTGCAAGGTAAAACAGCGATCGTTACCGGAGGGGATTCCGGCATTGGCCGTGCTGTTGCCATCGCCTATGCCCGTGAAGGCGCAGACGTGGTGATCTCTTATCTGGATGAGCATGATGACGCGAAAGATACGGCGAAGCTGGTTGAAGAAGCGGGACAGAAAGCGCTGCTGATTGCCGGCGATATCACTCAGGCCGACCACTGCCGCAGCATTGTGGCGCAGGCGGCGGAACGCTTCGGCAAAATTGATATCGTGGTGAATAACGCAGCGTTTCAGATGACGCGCAACGCGCTGGATGAAATCAGCGATGAAGAATTCGATCGCACCATGAAAACCAATCTCTACGCGATGTTTTACATCTGCAAAGCGGCGGTGCCGCATATGCCTTCCGGCGGTTCGATTATTAATACCGCATCGGTGAATGCCGATCAGCCGAAGCCGAAGCTGCTGGCCTATTCCGCCACCAAGGCGGCAATTGTTAACTTCTCCGGTAGTCTGGCCGCGCTACTGGCAGATAAAGGTATTCGCGCCAACGCCGTGGCGCCGGGTCCCATCTGGACGCCGCTGATCCCGGCAACGATGCCGCCTGAACAGGTGGAAAGTTTCGGTGGAGAAGTGCCACTACAGCGTATGGGGCAGCCTGCCGAACTGGCGCCGACCTACGTGATGCTCGCCAGCGATGAAGCAAGCTATATCTCTGGCGCAACCATCGCCGTTACCGGTGGCGTCGCGGTTATCTAA
- a CDS encoding MFS transporter, whose amino-acid sequence MSSLSAVHDSAAVKPSLHKTLFATCIGNALEWFDIAVYGFFASYIAHAFFPTSDASVSLLLTFGSFGVSFLIRPLGALVLGSYADRHGRKKALLLSINLMMLGGAMITLMPGYATIGLAAPLLILVARLIQGFSAGGEFGSSTAFLVEHFPERKAFIASWQFATQGASTLMASAFGLGLTQLLSETQMMAWGWRIPFAFGLLIGPLGLYIRRHVPEPASFTPQAKSSAPLKTLLGQQKELMLLAIGLMVISTAVNYMLNYIPTYATKSLHLSGSVAFSATLLAGVILTVVTPLMGLWAERIGRAPLLWGALLLLVLTLWPAFHFMVSYTSPLSLILLVGWMAFLKSIYFSAVPSVMADLFPAATRASGMAVSYNVAVTLFGGFAPLICTLLIQATGSSLAPGYYLILMALLSGAALWRSRTYLR is encoded by the coding sequence ATGAGCAGCCTGAGCGCAGTACATGATTCCGCAGCGGTAAAACCCAGCCTGCATAAAACCCTGTTTGCCACCTGTATCGGCAACGCGCTGGAATGGTTCGATATTGCGGTATACGGCTTTTTCGCCAGCTATATCGCCCACGCGTTTTTCCCCACCAGCGACGCTTCCGTTTCGTTGTTGCTGACCTTTGGCAGCTTTGGCGTTTCGTTTTTGATCCGCCCGCTTGGGGCGCTGGTATTAGGCAGCTATGCCGACCGACACGGGCGTAAAAAGGCGCTACTGTTGTCGATCAATCTGATGATGCTGGGTGGGGCGATGATAACCCTGATGCCCGGCTACGCCACCATTGGGCTGGCGGCGCCGCTGTTGATCCTCGTGGCGCGTCTGATTCAGGGCTTTTCCGCCGGCGGCGAATTTGGCAGCTCTACGGCTTTTCTGGTAGAGCATTTTCCGGAACGGAAAGCCTTTATCGCCAGTTGGCAATTCGCCACCCAGGGCGCCAGCACGTTAATGGCGTCGGCGTTTGGCCTGGGTCTGACGCAGTTGCTTAGTGAAACGCAGATGATGGCGTGGGGCTGGCGTATTCCGTTTGCCTTCGGCCTGTTGATTGGCCCGCTGGGGCTCTATATTCGGCGGCATGTGCCGGAACCGGCAAGCTTTACGCCGCAGGCCAAATCATCCGCGCCGCTGAAAACCTTATTGGGGCAGCAAAAAGAGCTAATGCTGTTGGCGATTGGGCTGATGGTGATCTCAACGGCGGTCAATTACATGCTTAACTATATACCTACTTACGCTACTAAAAGCCTGCACCTCTCCGGCAGCGTCGCGTTCAGCGCTACGCTGCTGGCGGGGGTGATCCTGACGGTGGTGACGCCGCTGATGGGGCTGTGGGCCGAACGAATTGGTCGTGCGCCGCTGTTATGGGGAGCGCTGCTCTTGTTGGTGTTGACGCTCTGGCCCGCCTTTCATTTTATGGTCAGTTATACCTCACCGCTGAGCCTGATTCTGCTGGTGGGCTGGATGGCCTTTCTGAAATCGATCTACTTTTCAGCGGTGCCGTCAGTCATGGCGGATCTTTTCCCGGCGGCGACGCGCGCCAGTGGCATGGCGGTAAGCTATAACGTGGCGGTCACCCTGTTTGGCGGCTTTGCGCCGCTGATCTGTACGCTGCTGATTCAGGCGACCGGATCCAGCCTGGCGCCGGGTTACTATCTGATTCTGATGGCGCTGCTCAGCGGCGCGGCGCTCTGGCGCAGCAGAACCTATCTGCGCTAA
- a CDS encoding DNA cytosine methyltransferase yields the protein MSEFDEVALQLAQQAQADEQQKRIEDSQLLQQVLEIYDRKTVAACLRQLSQNEWTRESLSRWLTGKGNQRTLTAAEVALLQQMLPAPPAHHPDYAFRFIDLFAGIGGIRSGFEAIGGQCVFTSEWNKHAVRTYKANWYCDKQQHRFNQDIRDVTLSQRADIDEQTAWGHINQQIPDHDVLLAGFPCQPFSLAGVSKKNALGRAHGFACEAQGTLFFDVARIIAAKKPAIFVLENVKNLKSHDQGNTFRIIMQTLDELGYEVADADAPPGPDPKIIDGQHFLPQHRERIVLVGFRRDLGLSPGFTLRDISRFWPQRRLTLAELLEPQVDEKYILTPTLWKYLYNYARKHQAKGNGFGFGLFDPASTQGVVRTLSARYYKDGSEILIDRGWDRALGEKEFDNPTNQQRRPRRLTPRECARLMGFETPGGKKFRIPVSDTQAYRQFGNSVIVPVFAAVAKLLQPWIAQAVSKRQ from the coding sequence ATGAGCGAATTTGACGAAGTAGCGCTTCAGCTGGCTCAGCAGGCGCAGGCCGATGAACAGCAGAAACGGATAGAGGATAGTCAGCTACTGCAACAGGTGCTGGAGATTTACGATCGAAAAACCGTCGCGGCCTGTTTGCGTCAGCTCAGTCAGAATGAATGGACGCGCGAATCGCTCAGCCGCTGGTTAACGGGCAAGGGAAATCAGCGCACCTTGACCGCGGCAGAAGTGGCGCTGTTGCAGCAGATGTTGCCAGCGCCGCCAGCACATCATCCTGATTACGCGTTTCGCTTTATCGATCTGTTTGCCGGCATCGGCGGTATTCGCAGCGGTTTTGAAGCTATCGGCGGGCAGTGCGTATTCACCAGCGAGTGGAATAAACATGCGGTGCGCACCTATAAGGCTAACTGGTACTGCGACAAACAGCAGCATCGCTTCAATCAGGATATTCGTGATGTCACCTTAAGCCAGCGTGCCGATATCGATGAGCAAACGGCATGGGGACATATCAATCAACAGATCCCCGATCATGACGTGCTGCTGGCCGGTTTTCCCTGTCAGCCGTTCTCGCTGGCGGGCGTATCAAAGAAAAATGCGCTGGGACGCGCGCACGGTTTTGCCTGTGAAGCGCAGGGCACGCTGTTTTTTGACGTAGCGCGGATTATCGCCGCCAAAAAACCAGCAATTTTCGTGTTGGAAAACGTAAAGAACCTGAAAAGCCACGACCAGGGAAACACCTTCCGCATCATTATGCAGACGCTGGATGAGCTGGGCTATGAGGTGGCGGATGCCGACGCGCCGCCGGGACCGGACCCAAAAATCATCGACGGTCAGCATTTTCTGCCGCAGCACCGCGAGCGCATCGTGCTGGTGGGGTTCCGACGCGATCTGGGCTTATCGCCCGGCTTTACCCTGCGCGATATTTCCCGTTTCTGGCCGCAGCGGCGGCTTACGCTGGCGGAACTGTTGGAACCGCAGGTGGATGAAAAATATATTCTGACGCCGACGCTGTGGAAATACCTTTATAACTACGCCCGGAAACATCAGGCGAAGGGCAACGGCTTTGGCTTCGGCCTGTTCGATCCCGCCAGCACCCAGGGCGTGGTGCGCACGCTTTCTGCGCGCTACTACAAAGACGGCTCGGAAATATTAATCGATCGTGGCTGGGATCGTGCGCTTGGTGAAAAAGAGTTCGATAACCCGACCAACCAGCAGCGTCGCCCACGGCGTCTGACGCCGCGTGAGTGCGCCCGACTGATGGGGTTCGAAACGCCCGGCGGCAAGAAATTCCGCATTCCGGTCTCTGATACCCAGGCTTATCGACAGTTTGGCAATTCGGTTATCGTGCCGGTGTTCGCTGCGGTGGCGAAGCTGCTGCAGCCGTGGATTGCGCAGGCGGTGAGTAAACGCCAGTGA
- a CDS encoding class I mannose-6-phosphate isomerase, with translation MMKAYPLKLTTPLATHIFGGQRIKQQLGKAGLPDTRVAETWEISDVDGMIASVTNGELAGTSLRELTERYPDEMVAPGWRGPHFPLLSKFIDGTGMLPVHLHANDPLAQQLEQQPNGKTEAWHILWAAPDATCLLGVRDGVDNAQLKAALLAEDYDAVMYRVPVKAGDTFYVPGGMLHSFGPDTLIYEIEQTSNIQQHAMPWKMEDGSRLTQEEWEKNIDALLQELRPELRCTPQAGLTLKEADLIRIFCCAGPYFALERWQFSQPQRFSFNSARILSNLGEPFTVEANGVSVNVGRAESLLLPAALDEVTLRDNGEVLIGYVPDLAADVLQPLQQAGYSEQEIAALGDIHQTMR, from the coding sequence ATGATGAAAGCTTATCCTTTAAAGCTGACCACGCCGTTGGCCACGCATATTTTTGGCGGCCAGCGTATTAAGCAACAGCTGGGAAAAGCGGGGCTGCCTGATACGCGCGTAGCGGAAACCTGGGAAATCAGCGATGTAGACGGCATGATCGCCTCGGTAACCAATGGCGAACTGGCGGGCACCAGCCTGCGTGAACTGACCGAGCGCTACCCTGATGAGATGGTTGCGCCCGGCTGGCGAGGCCCGCATTTCCCGCTGCTGAGCAAATTTATTGATGGAACCGGTATGCTGCCGGTTCACCTGCACGCTAATGACCCACTGGCGCAGCAGCTTGAACAGCAGCCAAACGGTAAAACCGAAGCCTGGCATATTCTCTGGGCGGCGCCGGATGCCACCTGCCTGTTGGGCGTACGCGATGGTGTGGATAACGCCCAGCTGAAAGCGGCGCTGCTGGCGGAAGATTATGATGCGGTGATGTACCGAGTGCCGGTAAAAGCGGGCGATACCTTTTACGTGCCAGGCGGCATGCTGCACAGCTTTGGTCCCGACACGCTGATTTATGAAATCGAACAAACCTCCAATATCCAGCAGCACGCCATGCCCTGGAAAATGGAGGATGGTTCGCGCCTGACTCAGGAAGAGTGGGAGAAAAATATCGATGCGCTGTTACAGGAGCTGCGTCCTGAACTGCGTTGCACGCCACAGGCTGGGCTGACGTTAAAAGAAGCGGATTTAATCCGGATCTTTTGCTGTGCCGGACCTTATTTTGCCCTGGAACGCTGGCAGTTCAGCCAGCCGCAGCGCTTTAGCTTCAACAGCGCACGCATCCTTTCCAATCTGGGCGAGCCGTTTACGGTTGAGGCAAACGGCGTCAGCGTTAATGTAGGACGCGCCGAATCGCTGCTGCTGCCTGCCGCGCTGGATGAAGTCACATTACGTGATAACGGCGAAGTGCTGATCGGCTACGTGCCGGATCTCGCCGCTGACGTGCTGCAGCCGCTGCAACAGGCCGGTTACAGCGAGCAGGAGATTGCGGCGTTAGGCGACATTCATCAGACAATGCGTTAG
- a CDS encoding phosphohydrolase, with translation MSLTLWQSRFENWLHASWPQDDKAHDIAHLRRVWQSAQRIMQGTDADPLVVMTACYFHDVVNLPKNHPQRHLASSKAAVETRRILNEDFPDFPVELHNAVAHAVQAHSFSAGITPETLEARIVQDADRLESLGAIGLARVFYTSGALGRALFDSEDPLGRDRQLDDTSWTLDHFQKKLLRLPDTMQTVEGKRLAQHNVAFLVTYMAKLCAELQGDLVSLDESVLRDFTPALSEY, from the coding sequence ATGTCGTTGACTCTCTGGCAATCCCGCTTTGAAAACTGGCTGCATGCCAGCTGGCCGCAGGACGATAAAGCTCATGATATTGCGCACCTGCGACGCGTCTGGCAAAGCGCGCAGCGCATTATGCAGGGTACGGATGCCGATCCGCTGGTGGTGATGACCGCCTGCTATTTTCACGACGTGGTCAACCTGCCAAAAAACCATCCGCAGCGGCATCTGGCCTCCAGTAAGGCCGCGGTGGAAACCCGCCGGATTCTGAATGAAGATTTTCCGGATTTTCCGGTTGAACTGCACAATGCGGTAGCGCATGCGGTTCAGGCACACAGCTTTAGCGCAGGCATTACGCCGGAAACGCTGGAAGCGCGCATCGTTCAGGATGCGGATCGGCTGGAATCATTAGGGGCGATTGGCCTGGCGCGCGTATTTTATACTTCTGGCGCACTAGGCCGCGCGCTGTTTGACAGCGAGGATCCGTTAGGGCGCGATCGTCAGCTTGATGACACCAGCTGGACGCTGGATCACTTCCAAAAGAAATTGCTGCGCCTGCCTGATACCATGCAGACCGTGGAAGGTAAACGCCTGGCCCAGCACAATGTCGCTTTTTTGGTCACCTATATGGCCAAGCTGTGCGCAGAGCTGCAGGGCGATCTGGTTTCTTTGGATGAATCGGTACTGCGCGACTTCACGCCCGCGCTGAGCGAATATTAA